The following proteins are co-located in the Geovibrio ferrireducens genome:
- a CDS encoding YjfB family protein, with the protein MDLASLASGFSQMKQSEYAMQASVAVARKALDVQESQGAAALKLIQSAELPKNSGGEKGNFFDAIA; encoded by the coding sequence ATGGATCTTGCTTCACTCGCTTCCGGTTTTTCACAGATGAAACAGTCTGAATACGCCATGCAGGCATCAGTAGCCGTTGCAAGGAAGGCTCTGGATGTTCAGGAAAGTCAGGGCGCAGCAGCGCTTAAGCTTATTCAGTCCGCGGAACTGCCTAAAAATTCCGGCGGTGAAAAGGGCAACTTTTTTGATGCCATAGCCTGA
- a CDS encoding PepSY domain-containing protein: MKKAVLLTLAVVLAAGMAFAYGPGAKGGRGGFGGCGGAGYQSPCGGGPCGSAAADFQPVTEEAAKAAVEKYVAENFKGFKIDKFDKFVMPRGESYQATVKDANGNTFFFHVRMDGSVFGPITAN, from the coding sequence ATGAAAAAAGCAGTATTGTTAACACTTGCAGTAGTTTTGGCTGCCGGAATGGCTTTTGCCTATGGTCCGGGAGCAAAGGGCGGCAGAGGCGGTTTCGGCGGATGCGGCGGAGCCGGGTATCAGTCCCCTTGCGGCGGCGGTCCCTGCGGGTCTGCTGCGGCTGATTTTCAGCCCGTAACGGAGGAAGCGGCAAAGGCTGCTGTTGAAAAATACGTAGCGGAAAACTTCAAAGGCTTCAAAATTGATAAGTTCGACAAATTTGTTATGCCCAGAGGCGAGTCCTACCAGGCAACGGTTAAAGATGCCAACGGCAATACATTCTTCTTCCACGTAAGGATGGACGGTTCCGTTTTCGGCCCCATAACTGCAAACTAA